One genomic segment of Pongo abelii isolate AG06213 chromosome 13, NHGRI_mPonAbe1-v2.0_pri, whole genome shotgun sequence includes these proteins:
- the NR5A1 gene encoding steroidogenic factor 1 gives MDYSYDEDLDELCPVCGDKVSGYHYGLLTCESCKGFFKRTVQNNKHYTCTESQSCKIDKTQRKRCPFCRFQKCLTVGMRLEAVRADRMRGGRNKFGPMYKRDRALKQQKKAQIRANGFKLETGPPMGMPPPPPPAPDYVLPPNLHAPEPKGLAAGPPAGPLGDFGAPALPMAVPGAHGPLAGYLYPAFPGRAIKSEYPEPYASPPQPGLPYGYPEPFSGGPNVPELILQLLQLEPDEDQVRARILGCLQEPTKSRPDQPAFFGLLCRMADQTFISIVDWARRCMVFKELEVADQMTLLQNCWSELLVFDHIYRQVQHGKEGSILLVTGQEVELTTVAAQAGSLLHSLVLRAQELVLQLLALQLDRQEFVCLKFIILFSLDLKFLNNHILVKDAQEKANAALLDYTLCHYPHCGDKFQQLLLCLVEVRALSMQAKEYLYHKHLGNEMPRNNLLIEMLQAKQT, from the exons GCACTACACGTGCACCGAGAGCCAGAGCTGCAAGATCGACAAGACGCAGCGCAAGCGCTGTCCCTTCTGCCGCTTCCAGAAGTGCCTGACGGTGGGGATGCGCCTGGAAG CCGTGCGCGCTGACCGTATGAGGGGTGGCCGGAACAAGTTTGGGCCGATGTACAAGCGGGACCGGGCCCTGAAACAGCAGAAGAAGGCACAGATTCGGGCCAATGGCTTCAAGCTGGAGACAGGGCCCCCGATGGGGATGCCCCCGCCGCCCCCTCCCGCACCGGACTACGTGCTGCCTCCCAACCTGCATGCGCCTGAGCCCAAGGGCCTGGCTGCCGGTCCACCTGCGGGGCCACTGGGCGACTTTGGGGCCCCAGCACTGCCCATGGCTGTGCCTGGTGCCCACGGGCCACTGGCTGGCTACCTCTACCCTGCCTTTCCTGGCCGTGCCATCAAGTCTGAGTACCCGGAGCCTTACGCCAGCCCCCCACAGCCTGGGCTGCCCTACGGCTACCCAGAGCCCTTCTCTGGAGGGCCCAACGTGCCTGAGCTTATCCTGCAGCTGCTGCAGCTGGAGCCGGATGAGGACCAGGTGCGGGCCCGCATCTTGGGCTGCCTGCAGGAGCCCACCAAAAGCCGCCCAGACCAGCCGGCGTTCTTCGGCCTCCTGTGCAGAATGGCCGACCAGACCTTCATCTCCATCGTGGACTGGGCACGCAGGTGCATGGTCTTCAAGGAGCTGGAG GTGGCCGACCAGATGACGCTGCTACAGAACTGCTGGAGCGAGCTGCTGGTGTTCGACCACATCTACCGCCAGGTCCAGCACGGCAAGGAGGGCAGCATCCTGCTGGTCACCGGGCAGGAG GTGGAGTTGACCACGGTGGCTGCCCAGGCGGGCTCGCTGCTGCACAGCCTGGTGTTGCGGGCGCAGGAGCTGGTGCTGCAGCTGCTCGCGCTGCAGCTGGACCGGCAGGAGTTTGTCTGCCTCAAGTTCATCATcctcttcagcctgg ATTTGAAGTTCCTGAATAACCACATCCTGGTGAAAGACGCTCAGGAGAAGGCCAACGCCGCCCTGCTTGACTACACCCTGTGCCACTACCCGCACTGCGGGGACAAGTTCCAACAGCTGCTGCTGTGCCTGGTGGAGGTGCGGGCCCTGAGCATGCAGGCCAAGGAGTACCTGTACCACAAGCACCTGGGCAACGAGATGCCCCGCAACAACCTGCTCATCGAAATGCTGCAAGCCAAGCAGACTTGA